TGCCGTCGAGGTCGGCGACGGCCATCCCGAACTGCCGCGGGTCCACCGACGCGAGCGCCGGTATGTACTCCGCGGGCGTCCCGCTGCCGGTCAGCGGCGCGACGTCCCGCGCGACGCGTTCCAGCAGCGCCGGGTAGTCGAAGGCCGCGGCGTCCACGGAGGGTCAGGCCTTGGTGCCGCGGTGCAGCGTGACGATGCCGCCGCTCAGGTTGCGCCAGGCGACCTTCGCCCAGCCGGCCTTCTGGAGCAGGGCGGCGAGCTGCGGCTGGTCGGGCCAGGCGCGGATGGACTCGGCGAGGTACACGTACGCGTCCGGGTTGGAGGACACGGCGCGGGCCACCGGGGGCAGGGCGCGCATCAGGTACTCGGTGTAGACGGTGCGCAGGGGTGCCCAGGTGGGCTGCGAGAACTCGCAGATGACGACCTGGCCGCCGGGCTTGGTCACCCGGTGGAGCTCGCGCAGCGCGGCGTCGGTGTCCTGGACGTTGCGCAGGCCGAAGGAGATGGTGACGGTGTCGAACGTGTCGTCCTTGAACGGCAGCCTCGTCGCGTCGCCGGCGGTCAGCGGCAGCCACGGGTTGCGCTTCTTGCCCTCGCGGAGCATGCCGAGGGAGAAGTCGCAGGGGACGACGTAGGCGCCGGTCGCGGCGAAGGGCAGCGAGGAGGTCGCGGTGCCGGCCGCGAGGTCGAGGACCTTCTGGCCGGGGCGGGCCGCGACGGCCTTGGCGACCTCCTTGCGCCAGAGCCGGGACTGGCCGAGGGAGAGCACGTCGTTGGTGAGGTCGTAGTTGGCCGCGACCCCGTCGAACATGGAGGCGACTTCGTGCGGCTGCTTGTCCAGGGAAGCCCTTGTCACTGGCGTTCGCCCCTCGGTGTGCGATGCGGATCGGCGGGTACCCGCCCATCCTCTCAGGCCGCGCCGCTCCCGGCGGCGCCGGCTCCGCGGCACCGGCCCGCCGGCCGGGGAGGCCGCAGCGGTACCCCGGTATACCCGCCCGGACCGTGTCCCAACCACACAACTGGC
Above is a window of Streptomyces subrutilus DNA encoding:
- a CDS encoding demethylmenaquinone methyltransferase, whose amino-acid sequence is MTRASLDKQPHEVASMFDGVAANYDLTNDVLSLGQSRLWRKEVAKAVAARPGQKVLDLAAGTATSSLPFAATGAYVVPCDFSLGMLREGKKRNPWLPLTAGDATRLPFKDDTFDTVTISFGLRNVQDTDAALRELHRVTKPGGQVVICEFSQPTWAPLRTVYTEYLMRALPPVARAVSSNPDAYVYLAESIRAWPDQPQLAALLQKAGWAKVAWRNLSGGIVTLHRGTKA